The following proteins are encoded in a genomic region of Phragmites australis chromosome 9, lpPhrAust1.1, whole genome shotgun sequence:
- the LOC133928346 gene encoding uncharacterized protein LOC133928346: MAELASGAVTSLLGVIRNETRLLGGVRGDVQFIKEEMESMNSFLLHLARTAPPRGEHDEQVRTWMNQVRLLAQDCNNCIDLYLYRGNPDIHLAKGGLWRYLLWAPWFLRKMVAQHRAAEQLRELKERARHVGERRLRYGVEVPAKESSTAGQSSTAPSPADDDEEDGDNQEVTTVTHHSDRPSRALFEIPTLDDYLERKLVEWMKQVERGNTGAAAGSIPSIAIVTPDTDKYARALAREALAVAKTHFQRSVLVNIPAVHCDSQSLEPKPKDILYYILFELERAKSGQGEEEELQGNDWRAEDKRKKGILRNKSALIDGIQGNIREMKVDDKIEKIKSAIPEVEVDLLTLSVDQMKDVQLDMQALGALLLLLKSAAAAAAEQDHTYTLALCNDIIQKTAEKLKEHMEIVVEEEQEACEKQQAALIRLHYAQYEHILREAFLTTSNSKPLQAQEQDTKQATKITATTSTTRLGHDQIKEIIDKVKLEILREVFATTSNSKAWQTQEQDTKQATNKTTTTTLDEDQRNATIEETKRKIEEIRSEIKEQLVIKGIVDKINKDHLKHERTLIIIKTDQKYVLEWEETRNALSLLGCVAGAVIVTASKNTQQAKEYCYPLREPLDCSLVGLYHDILLQLTGNQMHEDNNHNPQIYRAILNKCEPHELCMKIFAHALYANPKMSKQELRKLHSTLQVVPQKSLGSIAKKMFKFSYKHLPKEYKSCLLYLAIFPQGHKIRRSTLIGRWVVEGLITTEDWRWSSSVRQADQCFNALIDRWLVYPADIGATGKVKSCKVDDRVHEFITKVAKKQRTVETRLSHHLARHFSIFNDIHLCASDTIDKFFKRIPHESSQVSQLKVLDLEGCRCFKKNWHYLKDICSKILLLKYLSLRRTDVTHLPNEINNLRELEVLDIRQTKVPEFATRSVMLLKLKRLLAGHIDPAIGDEEFSGVRIPEKIEKMVNMEVLSNVKAWKSQDLKDIRKLWQLRKLGVVIDDKNSHFCNLFRAISDLHECLQSLSITLPTTRFEGTPSIGEFPDYMCSHLKCSPKLLESLSISGTTERGALLPFLVKDDGGNQLNKVTLTRTRLNQKDLLVLAKLPKLCCVRLQHIECTERNLTFKKGEFQKLNYFLVEGSNMTEITFEIEAAPELEKIVLSLTGNLKSLSGVESLPKLEELELKNNSRLLSFFDMDKQITKVTLQDTFLRQGDIQILAKKPNMRCLVLLDKSYVESKLTFNESDFPKLNLLIVYCSAITNINFTSGSAPMLEKIDWSFTNMESLSGICNLPRLKELELTGDYVPNEVEEEIKKHGDRYYFKHRKPENQDQATGTEQEEDDDTRFPLFC, encoded by the coding sequence ATGGCTGAGCTCGCGTCGGGCGCCGTGACCTCCCTGCTGGGAGTCATCCGGAACGAGACGCGGCTGCTGGGTGGCGTCCGGGGCGACGTGCAgttcatcaaggaggagatggagagcaTGAACAGCTTCCTGCTGCACCTGGCCCGGACGGCGCCCCCCCGCGGCGAGCACGACGAGCAGGTCCGCACGTGGATGAACCAGGTCCGGCTCCTCGCCCAGGACTGCAACAACTGCATCGACCTCTACCTGTACCGCGGCAATCCCGACATCCACCTCGCCAAGGGCGGCCTCTGGCGCTACCTCCTGTGGGCTCCATGGTTCCTGCGGAAGATGGTCGCGCAGCACCGCGCAGCTGAACAGCTGCGCGAGCTCAAGGAGCGGGCGCGCCACGTCGGCGAGCGGCGGTTGAGGTACGGCGTGGAGGTCCCTGCGAAGGAGTCGTCGACGGCGGGGCAGTCGTCGACCGCACCTTCACCTGCAGATGACGATGAAGAAGACGGTGACAATCAAGAGGTGACAACGGTGACCCATCATTCTGATCGTCCAAGCagagccctttttgagattcccACTTTGGACGACTACCTTGAGAGGAAGCTAGTCGAGTGGATGAAACAAGTTGAGAGAGGCAACACCGGAGCAGCGGCAGGATCAATACCATCCATTGCCATTGTGACACCGGATACAGACAAGTACGCCCGTGCTCTTGCACGTGAAGCTTTGGCTGTGGCAAAGACCCATTTCCAACGCAGTGTCTTGGTCAACATCCCGGCAGTGCACTGTGATTCCCAATCGCTAGAGCCCAAGCCCAAGGACATTCTCTACTACATACTGTTTGAGCTCGAGCGTGCCAAATCGGGTCAAGGCGAGGAAGAGGAGCTGCAAGGCAATGATTGGCGAGCTGaggacaaaagaaaaaagggaattCTCCGGAACAAAAGTGCTCTGATTGATGGAATCCAGGGAAATATCAGAGAAATGAAAGTTGACGACAAGATTGAAAAGATCAAGAGCGCGATTCCAGAAGTGGAGGTCGACCTGCTGACGCTGAGCGTGGATCAAATGAAGGATGTCCAGCTGGACATGCAAGCCTTAGGCGCACTCCTCCTGCTGCTCAAGtcagctgcggcggcggcggctgaacAAGACCATACATATACATTAGCATTGTGCAACGACATCATCCAGAAAACAGCAGAGAAGCTTAAAGAGCATATGGAAATAGTAgtagaagaagaacaagaagcatgCGAAAAGCAGCAAGCGGCCCTGATTCGTCTCCATTATGCCCAATATGAACACATCCTGCGGGAGGCGTTCCTGAcgaccagcaacagcaagccccTGCAGGCCCAGGAGCAAGACACCAAGCAAGCCACAAAGATCACCGCCACCACTAGCACAACTAGATTGGGCCATGATCAAATCAAAGAAATTATTGACAAGGTTAAGCTAGAGATCCTGCGGGAAGTGTTCGCGACgaccagcaacagcaaggcCTGGCAGACCCAGGAGCAAGACACCAAGCAAGCCACAAACAAGACCACAACGACAACATTGGATGAGGATCAAAGAAATGCTACTATTGAAGAAACCAAAAGGAAGATCGAAGAAATCCGGAGTGAGATTAAAGAGCAGCTCGTGATCAAAGGGATCGTGGACAAGATTAATAAAGATCATTTGAAGCATGAAAGGACACTAATCATCATCAAAACCGATCAGAAGTATGTATTGGAATGGGAGGAGACCAGAAATGCTTTGAGCCTGTTGGGCTGCGTCGCTGGTGCAGTGATCGTGACCGCCTCAAAGAACACTCAACAGGCCAAAGAATATTGCTATCCACTGCGGGAGCCTTTGGACTGTTCTCTTGTCGGCCTCTACCATGATATTTTACTCCAGCTTACGGGCAACCAGATGCATGAAGACAACAATCACAATCCCCAGATTTATCGTGCCATCTTGAACAAGTGTGAGCCCCATGAATTGTGCATGAAGATCTTCGCTCATGCTTTGTACGCCAACCCCAAGATGAGCAAACAAGAGCTGCGCAAGCTGCACAGCACCCTGCAGGTGGTTCCCCAAAAATCATTGGGCAGCATTGCTAAAAAGATGTTCAAGTTCTCCTACAAGCACCTTCCTAAAGAATACAAGTCTTGCTTGTTGTACCTAGCTATCTTCCCTCAAGGACACAAAATCAGGCGGTCAACCTTGATAGGACGATGGGTTGTAGAAGGACTGATAACTACGGAAGACTGGCGCTGGTCCAGTTCAGTGCGCCAAGCCGACCAATGTTTTAACGCACTCATCGACCGATGGCTTGTTTATCCTGCTGATATTGGTGCCACGGGAAAGGTCAAGAGCTGCAAGGTGGATGATCGAGTTCATGAATTCATTACAAAGGTCGCCAAGAAACAGCGCACTGTGGAGACACGCTTGTCACATCACTTGGCTCGCCACTTCTCCATTTTCAATGATATCCATCTCTGCGCCTCTGACACAATCGATAAGTTCTTTAAAAGGATACCACATGAATCATCCCAGGTGTCCCAGCTCAAGGTGTTAGATCTAGAAGGTTGTCGTTGCTTCAAGAAGAACTGGCACTACTTGAAGGACATCTGCAGTAAGATATTACTACTCAAGTATCTAAGCCTAAGGAGAACAGATGTTACCCACCTGCCCAATGAAATCAACAACCTCCGTGAGCTAGAGGTATTGGATATTCGGCAGACCAAGGTGCCTGAGTTTGCAACAAGAAGTGTCATGCTCCTAAAGCTAAAGCGTCTGCTAGCTGGTCACATTGATCCGGCCATCGGGGATGAGGAATTCTCCGGCGTCCGGATTCCTGAAAAGATCGAGAAAATGGTAAACATGGAGGTACTATCCAATGTCAAGGCATGGAAAAGTCAAGATTTGAAAGACATTAGAAAGTTATGGCAGCTTAGGAAGCTTGGTGTGGTTATTGATGACAAGAACAGTCACTTTTGTAATTTGTTTCGAGCAATCAGTGACCTGCATGAGTGCCTCCAGTCTCTGTCAATCACTCTTCCCACAACCAGATTCGAGGGTACACCTTCCATCGGAGAGTTCCCAGATTATATGTGCTCTCACTTGAAATGCTCTCCCAAGCTTCTTGAGAGCCTAAGCATCAGCGGAACCACAGAAAGGGGGGCGCTTCTTCCATTTTTGGTCAAAGACGATGGTGGTAATCAACTGAACAAGGTAACTCTAACTCGCACCAGGCTGAACCAGAAGGATCTGCTGGTCCTCGCCAAGCTTCCCAAGTTATGCTGTGTCAGGCTCCAACACATTGAATGCACCGAGAGAAACCTCACCTTCAAGAAGGGTGAATTCCAAAAGCTCAATTACTTTCTTGTTGAGGGCTCCAACATGACTGAAATCACTTTTGAAATTGAAGCAGCTCCGGAGCTTGAAAAGATTGTTTTGTCCTTGACGGGCAACCTGAAGTCTCTTTCTGGAGTTGAAAGCCTTCCAAAACTGGAGGAGCTCGAGTTGAAGAACAACAGCAGATTGCTTTCATTTTTTGATATGGACAAACAAATAACCAAGGTGACTCTTCAGGATACCTTTCTGAGGCAAGGTGATATACAAATCCTCGCCAAGAAACCAAACATGCGCTGCTTAGTACTCTTGGATAAGTCTTACGTCGAAAGCAAGCTTACCTTCAACGAAAGCGACTTTCCAAAGCTCAACCTTCTTATTGTTTACTGTTCGGCCATTACAAACATCAACTTCACTAGTGGATCTGCTCCTATGCTCGAGAAAATCGACTGGTCATTCACCAACATGGAGTCTCTCTCTGGTATCTGCAACCTTCCGAGATTGAAGGAGCTTGAGCTCACCGGTGACTATGTCCCTAatgaggtggaagaagagattAAGAAGCATGGAGACAGATATTATTTTAAACACAGGAAACCAGAAAATCAAGACCAAGCAACAGGAACTGAACAAGAAGAGGACGATGACACAAGATTCCCCTTATTCTGTTGA